AACCGTATGAGGCACTGCAAGAGGGAGATCCACTATTGTTTCCACCGCCTCTTCAATCTTTCCAAAACGTTTCTTTGCCATAAGAAATGCAAGTGGCACACCAAAGATAATGGCAATAAATGCAGTGACAAAAGAAAGGAAAACACTATTCCAGATAGGCACAAGTACTGTTTTGTCTTTCAATTCCTGCAAGATAACGCTGGGAGAATGCGCAAAAATAAGCCGCCCAAGAGGCAAAACAATAAATAAAAGAAGTATCCCTCCTAATACAAAAAAAGATATGTATGTAAGTTTTTCTCTACCTTTCATTCCTCAAAATATTTTCTCAAAGCTTCCGGCAGTTCATTGACAGGCACATTTGTTTTAAACAGCACAAATGGCTGTCCGTTTTGCGCAAAGATTTCTTTACCTTTTTCGCTCAAAAGATAATCAACAAACTCAATGGCAAGCTCTTTATTCAAAGCATTCTTCGGAATAGTAACGCCATAACAGATAGGCGCACCCTTCACAACTTTGCCATCTTTCATCGTAAATGTCGCTTGCCCGTAAAAATCAGCATACTCAACGCTGCCAAAACTCAGCTGGTCCGGAAGCTCCATATACTCCAAGCCATTCTGCACAGCAACTGACAGATATTCAAATGCATAATCCAATTCGCCCGATTGAAGCTGTGCAACCAGTTCCACCGCCTTTGGCCTTATGTTTCGCATAGGACATGACGCCACAATTTTATTCTCCAGACCTTCATCTTCATAATAAATACTTGCAAGTTTAAACATCAACCGCGTTCTATAACCACACGGATCAGCATCCGGGTCAGAATATCCGAATTCTACACCATCTCTTCTAATAACATCATACCAGTTGTCTTCGTTTATCTCCTCTTTAAACCTGCTGTTGTTCGTATAGGCAATAACAAGCTTATTGCTTGCAAATTGAATATACCAATCAGCATAATCCGGAATAAGATACTGAGGAATTAGTGAATAATCCGCAACCGCAACGACATCAATCAATTTATGAAGTTCACAGACATTCTTAACAACCGTTACGCTGCCATGCGATTCATCTTCAACCGTAATATCTATACCTTTTTCTTGAACAAACGAATCTTCCGTTTCTCTAATAGGTTGCGCAAGACTTCCTGCATGACTCACCGACAATTTAAGACTTTTACTCTCTCGTTCGTTACATCCCGTAAGTAAAGTAATCAAAATACATACTCCCATAAAAACTGTTAAAACCTTTTTCATCACTTCCTCCTTTGCAATTGGCAGGCTTAACCGTTTCCAGTTATACCCTCTCGGCATAGGGGCATGGGACTACCGTTAGCCCATTATGCTCGGATTAATTCAATTGTAAAATAAATCAATAAAATGTCAACACATAACATAAAAGTGTCACACTGGTGCCAGTGTGACACTCCGAGGAATTTTATAAATTTTTATCATTACATCTTTGTAAAATGTCAGAATACGTATAAAATGAGTTGGAGGTAAAAATGGAAAAAACAAGCGGAGAATTAAAAATGGAATGGGCATTGCAAAATATGCCTATCATAAAAAGCATTGAAAAAAGATTTATAAAAGAAAAACCATTCAAAGGAGTAAACATTGCAATAGCACTGCATCTTGAAGCAAAAACTGCAAACCTTGCACATCTCTTCTACAAAGGCGGCGCAAATGTCGCTATCACGGGCTCAAATCCCCTTACAACGCAGGATGACGTAGCAGAAGCACTTGCCAAAAAACATGTAAAAGTATTTGCAAAATATGGCGTAACAGAAAAAGAATACTGGGAAAATTACAACAAAGTAGCAGATACCAAACCAAACATCATTGTTGATGACGGTGGAGATTTTATTGCACTCGTCCACACAAAAAGAAAAGAACTTCTCAAATATGTATGGGGAGCCTGTGAAGAAACAACAACCGGCGTGATAAGGGACAAAGCACTTGCAAATGAAGGAAAGCTCAAATTCCCTGTAATCGCTGTCAACAACGGCCAGTGCAAATACCTCTTTGACAACCGCTACGGCACAGGCCAATCCTCCTGGGACGGTATCATCCGTACAACAAATATCACAGTAGCAGGTAAAAATGTAGTTGTAGCAGGATACGGCTGGGTAGGTAAAGGTGTCGCAATGCGCGCAAAAGGACTGGGAGGAAGAGTGTTTATCGCAGAAGTAGACCCGATTAAAGCAGTAGAAGCATACATGGACGGATTTACCGTACTTCCAATGAAAGAAGCAGCGCCAATAGGCGATATATTCGTCACAACCACAGGAGACACAAATGTCATTGACTTGCGCCACTTTGCACTGCTAAAAGACGGAGCAATCCTTTCAAATGCCGGACACTTTGATGTAGAAATCAGGATGAAGGAACTC
The nucleotide sequence above comes from Caldisericota bacterium. Encoded proteins:
- a CDS encoding substrate-binding domain-containing protein encodes the protein MKKVLTVFMGVCILITLLTGCNERESKSLKLSVSHAGSLAQPIRETEDSFVQEKGIDITVEDESHGSVTVVKNVCELHKLIDVVAVADYSLIPQYLIPDYADWYIQFASNKLVIAYTNNSRFKEEINEDNWYDVIRRDGVEFGYSDPDADPCGYRTRLMFKLASIYYEDEGLENKIVASCPMRNIRPKAVELVAQLQSGELDYAFEYLSVAVQNGLEYMELPDQLSFGSVEYADFYGQATFTMKDGKVVKGAPICYGVTIPKNALNKELAIEFVDYLLSEKGKEIFAQNGQPFVLFKTNVPVNELPEALRKYFEE
- a CDS encoding adenosylhomocysteinase, with translation MEKTSGELKMEWALQNMPIIKSIEKRFIKEKPFKGVNIAIALHLEAKTANLAHLFYKGGANVAITGSNPLTTQDDVAEALAKKHVKVFAKYGVTEKEYWENYNKVADTKPNIIVDDGGDFIALVHTKRKELLKYVWGACEETTTGVIRDKALANEGKLKFPVIAVNNGQCKYLFDNRYGTGQSSWDGIIRTTNITVAGKNVVVAGYGWVGKGVAMRAKGLGGRVFIAEVDPIKAVEAYMDGFTVLPMKEAAPIGDIFVTTTGDTNVIDLRHFALLKDGAILSNAGHFDVEIRMKELEEFATKKRTVRTNIAEYTLPNKKKIYVLGEGRLVNLACADGHPIEIMDLSFALQALSAEYLMKNRKKLGKKVYDVPEEIDIKTAETMLQSYGIKIDKLTKKQINYLTKSH